DNA from Paraburkholderia sp. BL10I2N1:
ATCGGTTAAGCTTGCCACTGAATGTAAGTCGCTGACCCATTATACAAAAGGTACGCCGTCACCCCGCTTTAAGCGCTCTCGCGCTTAAATCCGCCCTAAGCGCGCAGCTGTCCTGTTTCAGACTCGATGTCTTTTGACGCACTCACTTCGTGAGCGCGCCCAAAGCGCTTAAAGCGGGGCTCCGACTGTTTGTATGCATGCGGTTTCAGGATCTGTTTCACTCCCCTCCCGGGGTTCTTTTCGCCTTTCCCTCACGGTACTGGTTCACTATCGGTCGATCACGAGTATTTAGCCTTGGAGGATGGTCCCCCCATCTTCAGACAGGATTTCACGTGTCCCGCCCTACTTCTCGTACACCCAGTTCTTCCTCGCTGTTTTCGCCTACAGGGCTATCACCTGCTATGGCCGCACTTTCCAGAGCGTTCGGCTAACAACAAAGATAAAGAGTACAGGCTGCTCCCATTTCGCTCGCCACTACTCTGGGAATCTCGGTTGATTTCTTTTCCTGCGGTTACTTAGATGTTTCAGTTCACCGCGTTCGCTTCACATGGCCTATGTATTCAGCCATGGATACCTCAAAAGAGGTGGGTTTCCCCATTCGGACATCTTCGGATCAAAGCTCGTTTGCCAGCTCCCCGAAGCTTTTCGCAGGCTACCGCGTCCTTCATCGCCTGTGATCGCCAAGGCATCCACCACATGCACTTGTTCGCTTGACCCTATAACGAGTGTGTCTTCCCGGGCCCCGACGGGGACCGTGTCCTCACACACATTACAGGTTGAGTATTCGTGTTGCGCCGTATTCCAAAGCAATCTTTCGATCACCTTTAAAATACATCGATACAATCACAACCCTGATTCACCTACTCGGACACCCATCTCGAGGCACCCTTTCGTGAATCTCTTTACTACTTCTTCCTGATTGTTAAAGAACGACAGCCGATAGCATGATCACCGATCACCTATCACTCTGACTGGCTCAATCGCCAATGCAAAACGCTCTGCACCGCATACCGCCGGCAGAACACTGCGCATTGAGGATTGGTGGAGGATGACGGGATCGAACCGACGACCCCCTGCTTGCAAAGCAGGTGCTCTCCCAGCTGAGCTAATCCCCCAGTCATGCACGCACACCGCTGTGCGCATCCGCTACCCCAGGGGTGCACCGATCAGCCACCGCAGACAATGGTGGGTCTGGATGGATTCGAACCATCGACCCCCGCCTTATCAAGACGGTGCTCTAACCGACTGAGCTACAGACCCCTGAGTCTGTCTTTTTCACAGCCGATAAGCGTGAGCGCTCAACGTTGAACACGTGTTGGCTCGAGAAAGGAGGTGATCCAGCCGCACCTTCCGATACGGCTACCTTGTTACGACTTCACCCCAGTCATGAATCCTACCGTGGTGACCGTCCTCCTTGCGGTTAGACTAGCCACTTCTGGTAAAACCCACTCCCATGGTGTGACGGGCGGTGTGTACAAGACCCGGGAACGTATTCACCGCGGCATGCTGATCCGCGATTACTAGCGATTCCAGCTTCACGCAGTCGAGTTGCAGACTGCGATCCGGACTACGATCGGTTTTCTGGGATTGGCTCCCCCTCACGGGTTGGCAGCCCTCTGTTCCGACCATTGTATGACGTGTGAAGCCCTACCCATAAGGGCCATGAGGACTTGACGTCATCCCCACCTTCCTCCGGTTTGTCACCGGCAGTCTCCCTAGAGTGCTCTTGCGTAGCAACTAGGGACAAGGGTTGCGCTCGTTGCGGGACTTAACCCAACATCTCACGACACGAGCTGACGACAGCCATGCAGCACCTGTGCGACGGTTCTCTTTCGAGCACCCCGGCCTTTCAGCCAGGCTCCGTCCATGTCAAGGGTAGGTAAGGTTTTTCGCGTTGCATCGAATTAATCCACATCATCCACCGCTTGTGCGGGTCCCCGTCAATTCCTTTGAGTTTTAATCTTGCGACCGTACTCCCCAGGCGGTCAACTTCACGCGTTAGCTACGTTACCAAGTCAATGAAGACCCGACAACTAGTTGACATCGTTTAGGGCGTGGACTACCAGGGTATCTAATCCTGTTTGCTCCCCACGCTTTCGTGCATGAGCGTCAGTATTGGCCCAGGGGGCTGCCTTCGCCATCGGTATTCCTCCACATCTCTACGCATTTCACTGCTACACGTGGAATTCTACCCCCCTCTGCCATACTCTAGCCCGCCAGTCACAAATGCAGTTCCCAGGTTAAGCCCGGGGATTTCACATCTGTCTTAACGAACCGCCTGCGCACGCTTTACGCCCAGTAATTCCGATTAACGCTCGCACCCTACGTATTACCGCGGCTGCTGGCACGTAGTTAGCCGGTGCTTATTCTTCCGGTACCGTCATCCCCCCGCCGTATTAGGGCTGAGGTTTTCTTTCCGGACAAAAGTGCTTTACAACCCGAAGGCCTTCTTCACACACGCGGCATTGCTGGATCAGGGTTGCCCCCATTGTCCAAAATTCCCCACTGCTGCCTCCCGTAGGAGTCTGGGCCGTGTCTCAGTCCCAGTGTGGCTGGTCGTCCTCTCAGACCAGCTACAGATCGTCGCCTTGGTAGGCCTTTACCCCACCAACCAGCTAATCTGCCATCGGCCGCCCCTTGAGCGCGAGGTCTTGCGATCCCCCGCTTTCCTCCTCAGAGCGTATGCGGTATTAATCCGGCTTTCGCCGGGCTATCCCCCACTCCAGGACACGTTCCGATGTATTACTCACCCGTTCGCCACTCGCCACCAGGGTTGCCCCCGTGCTGCCGTTCGACTTGCATGTGTAAGGCATGCCGCCAGCGTTCAATCTGAGCCAGGATCAAACTCTTCAGTTCAAACCTGTTACTGTTTTTCGGTTGTTTTACCAACCGGTCGCTCACTCAACGTACTGACGAATGATCCAGCCGTCTCGCGACGGCCAAACCTTCCTTTCATTACTGTGTGAGACTTGATACCTTCGCCTGTCCTGACCGGCCCCGAAGGACCCGCCAGCGCGTCGCCATCAAGCGCCCACACTTATCGGCTGTTAGTTTTTAAAGATCGATCCGCGTCGCGCGCCGCACCGGTCAGACCACCCTCCGGTACCGCCTCGCCCTGCGTCGCTGCATCAGCAGCAGAGAAACGAGATTATGAAGAACTTCCGCTATGTCGTCAACAGGTTTCTTTAACCACCCCAGCCCGCCAACCACCTCGCAAAGCCTTGCCAACCCTGGCTTCCCGCTTCCCCGCGCCTTCTTCCGAAAGCACGAAAGACCGGAATTCTAGCCAGCCTCCCGCACCCTTGCAAGCACTAGGCTGAATTATTTTTTTCAGGGTGCTTTTTCGACGCGCCGCGACTCCTCAGTCGATCCAGATTCCGGTTTCATTCCGGAAGCCAGTGCACTGGCCGCAGGCGAGCCGATCGTCCAGTCATGCAATACGGTATAGGCCACGGCTAGCAGCGTCGGCCCGATAAAAACACCAAGGAAGCCAAACGCGAACGCGCCGCCAAGGATGCCGAGCATGACGAGAATCAACGGCATGTCGCTACTCTTGCCGATGAGGATCGGCTTGATCACGTTATCCGACATGCCTACTGCCACCACACCCCACACCACAAGGAAGATTGCCCAGCCCGTCTCGCCCCCGTGATAAAGCCAGATCGCCGCGGGCAGCCAGACGATCACCGGGCCGCCCGGCACCACAGACAGAAAGAAAGTCGCGAGACCGAGCAGCGCCGGCGCCGGGACACCCGCGATCCAGCATCCGAAGCCGGCCAGAATGCCCTGCACGAGCGCCGTCCCGAGAATGCCATACACGACACCCTTTACCGTATTGCCAGCGAGCGCCAGCAGATAATCGGCACGCTCGCCGGCAATTCGTCGCATCCCGGCGGTCAGCCACGCCGCCGCGCCCTCGCCGCCGGTGTAGAAGAAAAACGCGAGGATAATACTGAGCGCAAGCAGTCCGACCCCGTGCGTCACTACAACGGCCGCTGCAAGGATCCACTTGCCGGCAGGCGCGGCCAGCGTCCGCACCTGCGCGAGCATTTCAGAATCGCTGCTGGTCACGCGCTCCCAGAACGACTCGATATTCGAACCGACGAGCGGTATCTGCGCCACCCATGCCGGCAAGTCCGGCAGGCCCGAATCGAAAAGCTTCTCCACCAGCGCCACGATGTCTTGCACGTGCGCACCGAACGCGAATCCGGCATAAACGAACGGTCCAAGCAATACGATCAGGATGATGAACACGATCAGGGTGGCCGCCCACTTGCGTCGGCCGCCCAGCGCCGCTGCCAGCTTCCGGTACAGCCCCCACGAGCTGTAGCTCAGAATCGCGCCCCACAACAATGCCGTCGTAAACGGCGCCAACACCAGCAGCGAACCACCCACGAGTATGAGCAGCGCGAACACAGCGGCAAGCCGCTCGATCAGTTGGTCCAGCTTCATTGTGAGCCCCCGGTTATGCCAGACTGCGGCCACAAAGGCGCACACACCCGGCCCGGGCGGCGCCCATCGCTGGAAGTATAGGAACCCTGGGTGCCGCGCATGAAACGACAGTTCGAGGCGACGCAGCAACAATGCCATCCGGGCAACTTCGAACACCCGGTCTTCCAGGGCGAGCAGCCTATGCCGTCCGGCTTGCCCCTTCAAAAGATATAAAGGCACAGAAAAGACTAGAATATACGGTTCTGTGCACCCAAAACTCTGGATTTATGCGCTCGCGAATCGCCAAACGTCTCCCTCCTGACGCCGACAAGCTTGTCGGTCTCTCGCTCGCGCTCTTCGCGTCGGGCAGCCGCACCGAAGATCGCTTCTGGGAAGCGAAACTCGACGCGCTGCTGGCGAAAATCGTCCGCAATGGCAACCAGACCACGCTGGATGCTGCTCTCGATCATCTGCAACAGAATCACCCGGACGCGTACGGCGCCCTCGCAGACATGGCCGAAACGCACAGCGAATCGTTCCAGATCGACTACAACGGCGTACTCCACGAGGCCCTGTTGATCGCTGCCCCGGTGCTCGCCTGGACCCGCTACGCGATTCCGTCCGGCCCGCTCAAGGGCGACGCGGCCGATGCACTCCGCGCCCACCTGCAGGCACATGTGCTGGCAGCGGACACGCGCGTCGCCATGGCGCCGTTCCTCTACAGCATCGACCAGTTGCCGCGCCACCACGTCGAAACGTGGCGGGTTGCACAGCAACTTGCGCAAACAGCAGTCGGCGGCCACAGCGCGAAGATCAACTTCGGCGAACTGCCGGAAACGTCGCCGATCCTGGCCGACCCGCGCTTTCTGCTCGCTGTCGTCGCGGCACCGGTCGGCGCCCCCGTCTTCCGCTGGCAGGAAGAGGAACACGGTAGCCGCATCGAACGCGGCCAGTGCCTCGAACAGTGGGCGACGCAGGGCGGCGCCAATCTGTCGGTGGTACTCCCGGGTTGCGAGTTCGAATGTCTGCTCCCCGACGCCTACTACTCCGCGTGCCGCGACGCCGATGAACGCGTGCGCCCGCATACCGTCCGGACGGCCGTGCGCTATCTGTTCGACACGATCGGCGCTGCGCCACAGGAATTGCGCGCTGTGGTCGCAGGATTCGGCGAAAGGCACATCGACGAATATCGCATCGGCTTTACGCGTCGCGGCAGCAATGAGGTGATCTATGGTGTCGTTTGGCCGCTCTACGGACGCGAAAACGGCGAACCCGGTATCGACGAGGAACCGCAGGAAACGTCCCCTGCCGACGGCCCGCTCGAAGAAATCGTCGCGCTGCTGAAGGAAACCGGCGTCACCGAAGTCCGCCGCCACGCGGGCCGCTTCGAACCCGAATATTGTGACGACTGCGGCGTACCGCTCTACGCGGATCCGCTTGGTGAAATCGTGCATGCCGAAATGCCGGAAGACGCAGAACCAGCGCAACCTCATTTTCACTGACAAACACGCCGCCAGATTCTGACAGCCCCGCCACCTGCGGGGCTTTTTTCTTAGTGCTCTCCCTATGCCTTTCGGACAGGCAGTCCTGCGCCCAGGAATTTGTCATCATTGGGCCGGTGACGCATCACGAGGCGTCCGGCACTGCCCGGCTCCTTCACATCGCGTCATCCCGACCGACTCATCAGGAGGCAAGGCATGCGATTCTCGGTTCTCAACTCGGAAGCCGAAAGGCGCGAAGGACTCAAGGCTCTGTTACGACAGATCGATCGCCAGGCGCGTTTCAGCGAAGCGCAGGACTGGCGTCAGGCAGACCGGACATTACGCCGGCTCAGACCCGATCTGCTCGTGATCGACTGGGAAGACTGGATGCGCATCAGCGACGCCCGCGCGTTGTTCGCGGCGCATCCCGCGTTACCCGTCGCGGTACTCACAGACGACGCATCGCCCGCCACGGTGCGCGGCCTGATCGACGAAGGCGTGCTCGGCGTGATTCCGCGTGGAACCAATCCTGACGTGATCGTCCGGGCGTTCGAAATGGCTCTGCTAGGCAGTCACTATGTGCCGGCGGGCGCGCTGGCGCTCGAGTCGCCGCCTGCGCCCGGCGTCCCCGCCCGCAGACCCAATACCGGCAATCAGAAGCCACCACGGCGGACAAGGCTCACAGGTGGGTTGTCGCCGCGGCAGGAGCAGATCATGCGCTGCGTGCATATGGGTAGCACCAACAAGATGATTGCCCGCACTCTCGGCATCAGCGAAGGCACGGTCAAAATTCATCTCGCCAGTATTTTCCAGCAGCTCGGCGCACCAAACCGCGCTGCTGCGGTTGCGATCTACAACGGCTGGCTCGCCTCCCAACTCGAAGTGTTGCGCTCTGGCGAAGAATGCACGCCGCGACCTGCACTCGGTCAGACTGGCGCTGTTCCACTACGCCTCCGCGCGAATCGCCGCTTCAAATATCCGTTGCCGGCAAACGACGCCGGCGGCGCCGTCGCTACCGCGGCGGAACCCACGACACCGTTCGGCGAACCACCTCCCTGGTCGGCGCAATGACCGTCCACAGCACTTGCCAGCGAATCTCGAGCACGGCTGGCACGGATTCCGCTCACACCTTTTTCTGTCCAACGAGTAATATGAGTACATGGGTTTCCTCTACACACCGCTTCCGCTCTGGGTCGCTGTCGGTGGCTGGATCGCCACTGCGATGCTGCTTGCGCTCGCGCTGTGGAAGAACCCTTTCAAACGTCTTCAGGATGCCACGCTGCAGCACGTCTGGCTCTCGCTTATCGTCGCGATGTCAGTGCTGTGGGCGAGTAATGCATGGCTCGAGGACGGCACCGTCATGCACCTGCTTGGCGCGACGCTTGTAGTGACGCTCTTCGACTGGGCGCTCGCGCTGATCGCAATGGCAGCGGTCACGGGCATGGCCGCCGTGATCTTCGATGCACCCTGGCAAGGTATCGCACTCACTTTCCTGATTTTTGGCGCATTGCCGGTGGCTGTATCGACGCTTCTGCAACGGGCGATCATCAAATGGTTGCCACACAATCTGTTCGTCTTCATTGTCGGCCAGGGTTTCCTGTCCCCGGCTATTGCGGTGACGGTAACAGCTTTGGCGGCGGTCGCCTCGCACGTTGCCCTGACGGGCGGATCGATGACAGTGGTGCCCGTGGCCTACGCCTTCAGCATCTTCCTTCTGGCCTCCGGCGAAGCGTGGTTTACCGGCATGTCGACGGCATTGATTGCCGTTTACCGGCCGGCCTGGGTGACCACATACGACGTGCGGCGCTATCGGCTCGGCGGCCCGCGAATCTGAGAATCCGCGACACCCGTCATTACGCTGTTTAGATGGCGTCGTGAAACCTGGGACTATCCCGCACAAGCTTTTTATCGATGCAGCGTGTGCCTGGCTCAACGCAATGCAGCGTGCTGCGCCAGCACAATTTGGAGAATCATTTCCGGCACGCCGCGTCTGTCGAGCTCGCCCACCAGGACGCCTCAGAAAATGTGTGTCAGGATTGAACTACTTCTCGTCATCGGGCATCTTACGTGCCTGATGTCTCACTAAACACTTTGATAGATGGATCGCACCAACGCACCCCGCCGATTGCTGCGGTTGGTCGGCCGGCTAGGGGCAATTGCCGCGAGTATCTCGCTCGTGTGCATTGCTCCGGCGTTCGCCGATCAACTCGAACAGCACAACGAACTCGCCAGTAAATTCATCACTGAAATGCACGCCGATCCGCTGGTTGCGGACTGCGCCGCGCATGCCAACTTCGTGGCGAGTACCTCAACCGCATTCGATCACGTCGAATTCCCTCCCAGCTCTTTCGACAGCGCACACGCTTCCATCACGCCATGGAACGATTCGTTTAACGAAGGCAAGCAGCGCGTCAAGGTCGACAACATTGTCACCGTCGAAGGTCTCGGCGTACCGCAGAGCGGCAATGGCTCGCCAATGGATCTGAAATTCCGCTGCGGCTATGTCGGTAGCCAGATGCTTGCCTTTAGCTGGAACGATCCGGTGCCGCCCGCAAAGGCGCATAGCGGCGCGTCGTCGAGCAAGAAGAAAGGCGCCAAGGGCAAGCATGGGGCGGGCGGCAAAGCGTCGAAAAAGTCGACCTCGTCAAAATCGAGCAGCAAGCCTTCGCGCAATACCAGTTCGTCGAAATCAGCCGCGCAGAAGAAGTCGCACTGACAGAGCCGTCTCTTGCGCCGCAGTGGGGAATACGCAATGACCCGCTGCAGTATGCAAACAAAAAGCGGGGAGTGCGCGTCTAGCGCACTCCCCGCTTTTCCGCATCCGGCTACGCGCTGCTACGCAAAGACTTCGACGTGTCGCAGGATCGCCTGGAGCATCGCCGCACCCAGCGATGCGCTTCGCTCGCCATTCCAGCCCACGCGCTCATCGGGTAGATTCGCGTTGTCCTTGAACGGCATCTCCAGCGTGAGCGAAAGACAACCGAACTCGTTCCCCACGTACTTCGACGCAAGCTTCAACGCGTCCTGCCGGTATTTGCCCGACTCGTAGCCGTACTTGTCCTGGAAATCCGGACTTGCCAGCCTGAAGGCCTCGATGAAGGCCTTCTGCTCCTGCGCCTGCCGTTCCGTGAAACCCGGCAACATCTCCGAGCCCGCGACAAACACATACGGCAACACTTCATCGCCGTGAATGTCGAAGAACAGATCGCAACCGATCGCGTGAATCGCATCGCGCACGAGCAGCACTTCGGGACTGCGCACCGCGTCCGGTTCCATCCACTCGCGGTTCAGATTCGCGCCCGCTGCATTGGTGCGCAGGTTGCCATGCACGCTGCCGTCGGGATTCATGTTCGGCACAATATGAAACACGGCATGCTCGTAGAGCTTGCGTGCAACCGGATCGCCCGCCCAGTCGCCCCAACCGGCGAGGCGCTTCACCAGCCCCTCGACAAACCACTCCGCCATCGTCTCGCCTGGATGCTGGCGCGCAATGATCCAGATTTTCTTCTTTGGGGTGGGCGTTCCGTCTTCGCCGATGTCGGGGGCGCCAAGCGTGAGCAGCGACATCGGCCGGCCTTCAACGGTGCGCCCCAGTTCCGTCAGCGTTGCCTGCGGCATCTGCTGGACCGCGCCGAGAAATTCCGAGTGGCGCTCTTCGCTGTAGGGCTCGAAGTACGCGTAGTAGATGCGGTCGAAGTCTGGAGTGTGATCGATCGTCAGCACGTGGCCATCGTAAGAAGTCGGCACGCGGAACCAGTTCACGCGGTCGTAGCTCGCCATCGCGTGATAGCCGTGCCAGCCCTCGGCGAAGGCGCACTCGT
Protein-coding regions in this window:
- a CDS encoding energy-coupling factor ABC transporter permease: MGFLYTPLPLWVAVGGWIATAMLLALALWKNPFKRLQDATLQHVWLSLIVAMSVLWASNAWLEDGTVMHLLGATLVVTLFDWALALIAMAAVTGMAAVIFDAPWQGIALTFLIFGALPVAVSTLLQRAIIKWLPHNLFVFIVGQGFLSPAIAVTVTALAAVASHVALTGGSMTVVPVAYAFSIFLLASGEAWFTGMSTALIAVYRPAWVTTYDVRRYRLGGPRI
- a CDS encoding AI-2E family transporter: MKLDQLIERLAAVFALLILVGGSLLVLAPFTTALLWGAILSYSSWGLYRKLAAALGGRRKWAATLIVFIILIVLLGPFVYAGFAFGAHVQDIVALVEKLFDSGLPDLPAWVAQIPLVGSNIESFWERVTSSDSEMLAQVRTLAAPAGKWILAAAVVVTHGVGLLALSIILAFFFYTGGEGAAAWLTAGMRRIAGERADYLLALAGNTVKGVVYGILGTALVQGILAGFGCWIAGVPAPALLGLATFFLSVVPGGPVIVWLPAAIWLYHGGETGWAIFLVVWGVVAVGMSDNVIKPILIGKSSDMPLILVMLGILGGAFAFGFLGVFIGPTLLAVAYTVLHDWTIGSPAASALASGMKPESGSTEESRRVEKAP
- a CDS encoding M14-type cytosolic carboxypeptidase, producing the protein MTLSITSNFDAGAIEVLSCAEASDIRLRVRRDSHAEFAQWFYFRLSGAAGERCVMTFENAHECAFAEGWHGYHAMASYDRVNWFRVPTSYDGHVLTIDHTPDFDRIYYAYFEPYSEERHSEFLGAVQQMPQATLTELGRTVEGRPMSLLTLGAPDIGEDGTPTPKKKIWIIARQHPGETMAEWFVEGLVKRLAGWGDWAGDPVARKLYEHAVFHIVPNMNPDGSVHGNLRTNAAGANLNREWMEPDAVRSPEVLLVRDAIHAIGCDLFFDIHGDEVLPYVFVAGSEMLPGFTERQAQEQKAFIEAFRLASPDFQDKYGYESGKYRQDALKLASKYVGNEFGCLSLTLEMPFKDNANLPDERVGWNGERSASLGAAMLQAILRHVEVFA
- a CDS encoding response regulator transcription factor yields the protein MRFSVLNSEAERREGLKALLRQIDRQARFSEAQDWRQADRTLRRLRPDLLVIDWEDWMRISDARALFAAHPALPVAVLTDDASPATVRGLIDEGVLGVIPRGTNPDVIVRAFEMALLGSHYVPAGALALESPPAPGVPARRPNTGNQKPPRRTRLTGGLSPRQEQIMRCVHMGSTNKMIARTLGISEGTVKIHLASIFQQLGAPNRAAAVAIYNGWLASQLEVLRSGEECTPRPALGQTGAVPLRLRANRRFKYPLPANDAGGAVATAAEPTTPFGEPPPWSAQ
- a CDS encoding DUF2863 family protein; amino-acid sequence: MRSRIAKRLPPDADKLVGLSLALFASGSRTEDRFWEAKLDALLAKIVRNGNQTTLDAALDHLQQNHPDAYGALADMAETHSESFQIDYNGVLHEALLIAAPVLAWTRYAIPSGPLKGDAADALRAHLQAHVLAADTRVAMAPFLYSIDQLPRHHVETWRVAQQLAQTAVGGHSAKINFGELPETSPILADPRFLLAVVAAPVGAPVFRWQEEEHGSRIERGQCLEQWATQGGANLSVVLPGCEFECLLPDAYYSACRDADERVRPHTVRTAVRYLFDTIGAAPQELRAVVAGFGERHIDEYRIGFTRRGSNEVIYGVVWPLYGRENGEPGIDEEPQETSPADGPLEEIVALLKETGVTEVRRHAGRFEPEYCDDCGVPLYADPLGEIVHAEMPEDAEPAQPHFH